In a genomic window of Pelotomaculum thermopropionicum SI:
- the GntR gene encoding transcriptional regulator gives MKQPRLVPIKLDNYKPLREMVFESLREAIILGRLKPGERLMEIQLAEEMGVSRTPVREAIRKLELEGFVVMVPRKGAYVAGISLKDIADVFEVRAALEGLAAGLAAERITEEEMDELERSLLKISTGVEEDFNAIVEGDSSFHDLIYKASRNQRLVSIITHLKEQIHRFRMTSLSQPGRTKIALDEHKMIVEAICDRNVELAQTLAREHVENAEQSLLNALREEGS, from the coding sequence ATGAAACAGCCCAGACTGGTGCCGATCAAGCTGGACAATTACAAGCCATTGAGGGAAATGGTTTTCGAGTCCCTCCGGGAAGCAATAATTCTCGGCAGGCTTAAACCCGGAGAGCGTTTAATGGAAATTCAACTGGCAGAAGAAATGGGTGTCAGCCGTACGCCGGTCCGGGAGGCGATCCGCAAGCTGGAGCTGGAAGGGTTTGTGGTGATGGTGCCCCGCAAGGGAGCCTACGTAGCCGGCATTTCCCTTAAGGACATTGCCGATGTTTTTGAAGTGCGGGCCGCCCTGGAAGGGCTGGCCGCCGGCCTGGCAGCAGAGCGGATTACCGAAGAGGAAATGGATGAACTCGAGCGCTCCCTGCTTAAGATCAGCACGGGCGTAGAAGAAGACTTCAACGCCATAGTGGAAGGGGACTCTTCTTTTCACGACCTGATTTACAAGGCTTCGCGGAACCAGCGCCTTGTCAGCATTATAACCCACCTGAAAGAACAGATTCACCGCTTTAGAATGACCTCCCTGTCTCAGCCGGGCCGGACCAAAATAGCCCTGGACGAACATAAAATGATTGTGGAAGCCATTTGCGACCGGAACGTGGAACTGGCCCAGACCCTGGCCAGGGAGCACGTGGAAAACGCCGAGCAAAGCCTTTTGAACGCTTTGAGAGAGGAAGGAAGTTGA
- a CDS encoding hypothetical protein (containing acetyltransf_1, Acetyltransferase (GNAT)), translating into MAVEVVQAASEEAMKVFNAFPGAIYRNFFRAPRFPVMDRSSPHYDPMFGRAEAQPFLALRNGLVMGRIAACINHALPDKQTGFFGYFESFDDPAVAGALLSAAAGWLYARKRNRMIGPVDLTPHERLGLLVEGFGGRHQPGLPYNPPYYAALLERCGLKTEMNLYAYRCGIGPPYPEKLVRVAARAGRNENLLLRQLNFNDLEGEGEIFSELHNGAMAEIWGFVPLSPEEGTAILQRLKGIYDPGLVLVAEVDGRPAGLCLALHPGSRIPFARPDARLAVLAVLPRFRFRGLEAALILECARRAWRRGITGMEFSLVSENNWMMNNIIQSMERARKNRVYRVYKL; encoded by the coding sequence GTGGCCGTTGAAGTGGTGCAAGCCGCATCAGAGGAGGCAATGAAGGTGTTTAACGCCTTTCCCGGGGCGATATACCGGAATTTTTTCAGGGCGCCCCGCTTTCCCGTGATGGACAGGTCAAGCCCGCATTACGACCCCATGTTTGGCCGGGCTGAAGCCCAGCCTTTCCTGGCGCTGAGAAACGGGCTGGTGATGGGAAGGATTGCCGCCTGTATTAACCATGCCCTGCCGGATAAACAGACCGGCTTTTTCGGCTATTTTGAATCATTTGACGATCCGGCGGTGGCCGGGGCGTTGCTTAGCGCTGCTGCCGGCTGGCTTTATGCCAGGAAGAGAAACAGAATGATCGGCCCGGTTGACCTGACCCCGCATGAGCGCCTGGGACTGCTGGTGGAGGGCTTTGGGGGGCGGCACCAGCCCGGCCTGCCCTATAATCCGCCTTACTACGCCGCCCTGCTGGAGCGGTGCGGCCTGAAGACGGAAATGAACCTTTACGCTTACCGCTGCGGCATTGGCCCTCCCTATCCGGAAAAACTGGTCAGGGTGGCGGCCCGCGCCGGCCGGAACGAAAACCTTTTGTTAAGGCAGTTAAATTTTAATGATCTGGAGGGCGAGGGAGAAATCTTTTCTGAGCTCCATAACGGCGCGATGGCCGAAATCTGGGGGTTTGTGCCGCTGTCGCCGGAGGAAGGGACGGCAATTTTGCAAAGGCTGAAAGGCATTTACGACCCAGGCCTGGTCCTGGTGGCCGAAGTGGACGGCAGGCCGGCCGGCCTCTGCCTGGCGCTGCACCCGGGCAGCAGGATTCCCTTTGCCAGGCCCGATGCCCGGCTGGCCGTCCTGGCGGTATTGCCCCGGTTCCGTTTTAGAGGGCTGGAGGCCGCCCTGATTCTGGAATGCGCCCGGCGCGCCTGGCGCAGGGGGATAACCGGCATGGAGTTTTCCCTGGTATCTGAAAACAACTGGATGATGAACAATATTATTCAAAGTATGGAAAGAGCAAGGAAGAACAGAGTTTACAGGGTTTATAAATTATAG
- the NtrB gene encoding signal transduction histidine kinase (nitrogenspecific): MEDVAYLKALIRVCNAAVVAVDENMTVKVISPAAERLLNIKAGEYVGRHLKNCPLLGRTSLKNLENTLKAGVEQEFDFCLCGKNDGKTMFRLFTRRLSDSKGKTLGAALLIEVIDLNGDMERFIRNEKIKLIKQMSIGIAHHIRNPLTAVRGFIQIMREKSGGDCVTGFNEFTSIALKELDRVNEVIGNLLLLADSSELKREAVNVNNLLKNVLFFIKGKAALSGIIVVEELSPDLPSVFVNQVQIVHVLFNILDNAIKFMPDGGRLKLRSYTVPAESKVCIEVSDTGAGIPPANINKIFNPFFTTREDGMGFGLALANKIIHDHGGEIRVGSEEGKGSTFFVYLPVKNARLTVLE; this comes from the coding sequence GTGGAGGACGTCGCTTACCTTAAGGCGCTCATAAGAGTATGCAATGCTGCCGTGGTGGCGGTTGACGAGAACATGACGGTGAAGGTGATCAGCCCTGCTGCGGAAAGACTTTTAAACATAAAGGCCGGGGAATACGTCGGCCGGCACTTGAAGAATTGCCCCCTTTTAGGACGGACAAGCCTGAAAAACCTTGAAAACACCCTGAAGGCAGGAGTGGAGCAGGAGTTTGATTTCTGCCTCTGCGGCAAGAATGACGGCAAAACGATGTTCAGACTTTTCACCCGCAGGCTGAGCGACAGCAAGGGCAAGACGCTGGGGGCGGCCTTGCTGATCGAAGTGATCGACCTGAATGGTGACATGGAAAGATTTATTAGAAACGAAAAGATTAAGTTAATTAAGCAGATGTCTATCGGTATAGCCCACCATATCAGAAACCCCCTCACAGCGGTCAGGGGGTTTATCCAGATCATGCGGGAAAAAAGCGGCGGGGACTGCGTAACGGGCTTTAACGAGTTCACCAGCATAGCCCTGAAGGAGCTTGACCGGGTAAACGAAGTGATCGGCAACCTTTTGCTCCTGGCCGATTCCTCCGAACTGAAAAGGGAGGCCGTTAACGTCAACAACCTTTTAAAAAACGTTCTTTTTTTTATCAAGGGCAAGGCGGCCCTGTCCGGCATTATAGTGGTGGAGGAGCTTTCCCCCGACCTGCCCAGCGTTTTTGTGAACCAGGTCCAGATCGTCCACGTGCTTTTCAACATTCTGGACAATGCCATCAAGTTCATGCCCGACGGCGGACGGCTGAAGCTGCGGTCCTACACCGTGCCGGCAGAGAGCAAGGTTTGCATTGAAGTGTCCGACACCGGGGCAGGAATCCCGCCGGCCAATATCAATAAAATTTTCAACCCTTTCTTCACCACCAGGGAAGACGGAATGGGATTCGGGCTGGCCCTGGCAAACAAGATAATTCACGATCACGGGGGAGAAATCAGGGTGGGCAGCGAGGAAGGGAAGGGATCGACATTTTTTGTCTACCTGCCCGTCAAGAACGCCAGGCTGACCGTTCTGGAATAA
- the LytR gene encoding transcriptional regulator, producing MKPAGRTQIFAVFILLVVLLAGIWPNPAFAAAEDRENILVFWTEGERLKAVTLVCVQGSRGPLGIVAIPVHVRLDGGGTGWTVAEAYAKLGREGLTAQLEYLFRTPISRYLSVDQATLDKVSSIIGPVMMGDRPATMAEVFEGTYTGGEIEPQAEIRCLAARLTEPRVVVKAPQLVWLFSSEVKTNLGYRNIWNIYRAVAEKGPGILNKKALTGKDCWAGSRRYREVPPEAWVNVLNEVSRA from the coding sequence ATGAAGCCTGCAGGGAGAACGCAGATTTTCGCCGTTTTTATTTTGCTTGTTGTGCTGCTGGCCGGCATCTGGCCTAATCCGGCTTTTGCCGCAGCGGAAGACAGGGAAAACATCCTGGTTTTCTGGACGGAAGGAGAGCGCCTCAAAGCTGTAACCCTGGTGTGCGTGCAGGGCTCCCGCGGGCCGCTGGGCATTGTGGCCATTCCGGTGCACGTCCGCCTTGACGGCGGCGGCACCGGGTGGACTGTTGCGGAGGCTTATGCAAAGCTGGGCAGGGAAGGGCTTACGGCCCAATTGGAATATCTTTTTAGAACGCCCATTAGCAGGTATTTGTCGGTGGATCAGGCTACCCTGGATAAAGTCAGCAGCATTATAGGACCGGTCATGATGGGGGACAGGCCGGCCACAATGGCCGAGGTCTTCGAGGGAACCTATACCGGCGGCGAGATTGAACCCCAGGCAGAAATCAGGTGCCTGGCCGCCCGGCTGACAGAGCCGCGGGTGGTGGTCAAAGCGCCGCAACTGGTCTGGCTCTTTTCTTCGGAGGTTAAGACCAACCTGGGTTACAGAAATATCTGGAACATTTACCGCGCGGTGGCGGAGAAAGGGCCGGGCATTCTGAACAAAAAGGCCCTTACCGGAAAGGACTGCTGGGCCGGCAGCCGCAGGTACCGGGAGGTGCCGCCCGAGGCCTGGGTGAACGTACTGAACGAGGTAAGCC